One genomic window of Bradyrhizobium sp. CCGE-LA001 includes the following:
- a CDS encoding GGDEF domain-containing protein, whose amino-acid sequence MFRRTATSPKGDSFLHVIKLVSPFVMVVLLQAAIAGFSLEVMSSVRAYVAGEALWSRSQKNAVYFLNRYLHSGEPSQFAQYQASLAVPIGDEFARWALERDPVDAEAARIGFLQGGNHPEDVPGLIWLFRYFNRVSFLQDAIREWAATDPMLLELSVFGEVIRSELQNGPIQDVKRLQVLSARLSELNAQFTVHANRFSTVLGEGSRTIKVTLTFINIATAAMLILLLIWHTRRLVQQRQAFEDALHAEKERLAWQASHDWLTGLANRRAFEARLQSELDNVAAGPLGLILLDLDEFKSVNDGFGHLAGDRLLCQISNLLQRDRRPHDLVARLGGDEFGLILPQCSPIDVMDLAEQLRRSLELFNFAWDDRCFAVTASIGVACIADRSITLEDAMRRADAACYRAKEKGRNRVQVDRGRAEVVVVGPRPREAVAARG is encoded by the coding sequence GTGTTTCGCAGAACCGCGACGTCGCCGAAGGGCGACAGCTTCCTTCACGTCATCAAGCTTGTCTCGCCTTTCGTGATGGTCGTCCTGCTCCAGGCGGCAATCGCGGGATTCAGCCTCGAGGTGATGTCGTCGGTCCGTGCCTATGTGGCGGGCGAGGCGCTGTGGTCGCGCTCGCAGAAGAACGCCGTCTATTTCCTCAACCGCTACCTGCATTCAGGCGAGCCAAGCCAGTTCGCGCAATATCAGGCCTCCCTTGCCGTCCCCATCGGCGACGAGTTCGCGCGCTGGGCGCTCGAGCGCGACCCGGTCGACGCCGAAGCTGCTCGCATCGGCTTCCTGCAAGGCGGCAACCATCCCGAGGACGTGCCGGGACTGATCTGGCTATTTCGCTACTTCAACCGCGTCAGCTTCCTCCAGGACGCAATCCGCGAATGGGCTGCCACCGATCCCATGCTGCTGGAGCTGAGCGTGTTCGGGGAGGTTATCCGGTCCGAGCTCCAGAACGGGCCCATTCAGGACGTCAAACGCCTGCAAGTCCTGTCCGCGCGGCTCTCCGAGCTCAACGCACAATTCACGGTGCACGCCAACAGGTTCTCCACCGTGCTCGGCGAAGGCTCCCGCACGATCAAAGTGACGCTGACCTTTATCAACATCGCCACCGCCGCGATGCTGATCCTGCTTCTGATCTGGCACACGCGACGCCTGGTGCAGCAACGACAGGCCTTCGAGGACGCCCTGCATGCCGAGAAGGAGCGCCTGGCCTGGCAGGCCTCGCACGACTGGCTGACGGGTCTCGCCAATCGCCGCGCCTTCGAGGCGCGCCTGCAAAGCGAGCTGGACAACGTTGCGGCCGGTCCGCTCGGACTGATCCTGCTCGACCTCGACGAGTTCAAGAGCGTCAACGACGGCTTCGGCCATCTCGCCGGCGACCGCCTGCTCTGCCAGATCTCAAACCTGCTGCAACGGGACCGGCGGCCGCATGATCTGGTGGCCCGGCTCGGCGGCGACGAATTCGGCCTGATCCTGCCGCAGTGCTCGCCGATCGATGTCATGGATCTCGCCGAGCAGCTGCGCCGGTCACTCGAGCTGTTCAATTTCGCCTGGGACGATCGTTGCTTCGCGGTGACCGCCAGCATCGGTGTCGCTTGCATCGCCGACCGCAGCATCACGCTCGAGGATGCCATGCGGCGGGCCGATGCCGCCTGCTACCGCGCCAAGGAAAAGGGACGCAACCGCGTTCAGGTCGATCGCGGACGAGCGGAGGTCGTCGTCGTGGGGCCACGCCCGCGCGAGGCCGTCGCGGCGCGAGGCTGA
- a CDS encoding TetR/AcrR family transcriptional regulator, with translation MNNVQEESLREQKKNRRRLQIVEIARGIISSKGLRSLKVRDVAEAAGCSVGSVYNEFGDFDGVILTVNRETVQALTAQLRAVPAEDPVRQLYGLAATYLDFFAGHANLLRSLFEHRMEDDRPYPDDILQMVMDAFALMHPPLVRLLPDADDVKIALLSRTLFSAVHGIISLGLEERMVAVPPQMLHQQIEQFVDAHLAGLGILPLRRPK, from the coding sequence ATGAACAATGTTCAAGAAGAATCGCTGCGGGAGCAGAAAAAAAATCGGCGGCGGCTCCAGATCGTGGAGATCGCCCGCGGCATTATCTCGTCTAAGGGATTGAGATCATTGAAGGTTCGTGACGTCGCGGAGGCCGCCGGCTGTTCGGTCGGCAGCGTCTATAATGAGTTCGGCGACTTCGACGGGGTCATCCTGACCGTCAATCGGGAGACGGTTCAGGCGCTCACAGCGCAGCTCCGCGCCGTTCCTGCCGAGGATCCCGTCCGCCAACTCTATGGTCTTGCCGCGACCTATCTCGACTTCTTTGCAGGCCACGCCAACCTGCTGCGGTCGCTGTTCGAGCACCGGATGGAGGACGATCGTCCTTATCCGGACGACATCCTCCAGATGGTCATGGATGCGTTCGCGCTGATGCATCCACCCCTGGTGCGGCTATTGCCGGACGCGGATGACGTGAAGATCGCGCTGCTGTCGCGCACGCTGTTTTCCGCGGTGCATGGCATCATCTCGCTCGGCCTCGAGGAGCGCATGGTGGCCGTGCCGCCGCAGATGCTGCACCAGCAGATCGAGCAGTTCGTCGACGCCCATCTCGCCGGCCTCGGCATTTTGCCTCTGCGGCGTCCCAAGTGA